The following coding sequences are from one Hymenobacter sp. DG25A window:
- the porU gene encoding type IX secretion system sortase PorU: MPRRPLLLLLWMLLGWSWAGQAQSPDGQALRVALHWQGTETVYLPQGRTRQVPTFAEAGFRPGHLLPFYQFSVDGRVATDELRNAVYEPLTAAESKVLGAATIAGAPELRRASGTENRQARTMVTLTPLRRNAGTGQVEKLVSFTYSYTTRETVAARRGGHHVYAANSVLSQGQWYKIGVPASGIYKLDKATLRTLGLDVQTLDPRRLQLYGNAFGQLPQLNSAPRPDDLVENAIYVSGNNDATLSDEEYVLFYARGPHTWEPTSNEQRPFRHLYHTYTDTAYYFLTVGATPGRRVAPAAPVTGPATTTISTFPDHQFHEIDLVNLLKSGRQWLGEGFDASTVQKEFSFSFPDLVANEPVLVTSLTAATANRATAFRVALNGQSIGTQTVPGLSGDYFPEAANLQLSTFSSPTPTANELRVSLTYNVGGDFSAKGYLDYLEITAWRKLRLSGPSLEFRALASTTAGGMQEFVLDNATGATVWDVTNPRRPQERPLSNSTFLAPADSLREFVAFTGSSFPQPRLFGRVANQNLHALSQGNQLDAVFVTHPVFRAEAERLAAHRLSHDGLNVQVVTTEQVYNEFSSGGQDITAIRDFMKMVYETNQRPAGSARMALLLFGDASYDYKADPGNDPKFLPEYWSQRQISDKNNQNYVPVYESYESFARIFPRAFNEGISFSSDDYFGLLDDEEGEWKESSDADFELLDIGVGRLPVRTPNDQPRSAAQARLVVDKLITYDQPASFGKWRNRVTFVSDDGDTNLHLRGAELLANQLVTKQPAYNVHKVYLDMYPQVAVAGGQRSPEAARAIDQSLEEGSLLVNYTGHGGVKAWSDEQIFTIESIKKLQNTQRLAFFLTATCDFSTYDDPGFDSAGEVALTDVAGGAIGLLTTTRVVLSGNNSLLNQQFYDAVFKEENGRLPRLGEVMIRTKNQSVSGAYNRNFALLGDPSMRLAYPNYTATLRELNHRTLSTTPTDTLKAMSQVALAGDVTDRTGALATAFTGTVQVTVLDKPTPVLTLGNEPNDGQQTIQVQESVLYDGKATVRDGRFQLEFIIPRDINYNVGPGKISLYAAAPQLGLDAHGANKDVLVGSVASDIKADTIPPQVRLFLDSESFVFGGLTGSETMLLAQLSDSSGINTAGAGIGHEITAVLDNDPSKLIVLNSYYTADVDNFRSGRVRYLLKDLAPGPHVLRFKAWDTFNNSTERELEFIVARNEKLALKHILNYPNPFATTTTFHFDHNRNGEDLDVQVQIFTVTGKLIRTLATSIPASPAHVGTLSWDGRDEFNDQVARGVYLYRLHVRSPRDGAQVSKYEKLVLLR; encoded by the coding sequence ATGCCCCGTCGTCCTCTGTTGCTGTTGCTCTGGATGCTGCTGGGCTGGTCGTGGGCCGGGCAGGCCCAGTCTCCCGATGGCCAAGCGCTGCGGGTAGCGCTGCATTGGCAAGGCACCGAAACCGTTTATTTACCCCAGGGCCGCACCCGGCAGGTTCCTACGTTTGCGGAAGCCGGTTTTCGGCCCGGGCACCTGCTGCCTTTCTACCAGTTTAGTGTCGATGGTCGGGTGGCGACGGATGAGCTGCGGAATGCCGTATATGAGCCGCTGACGGCAGCCGAAAGCAAAGTACTGGGCGCTGCTACTATTGCCGGCGCGCCCGAGCTTCGCCGCGCCAGCGGCACGGAAAATCGGCAGGCGCGCACCATGGTTACCCTCACGCCTCTTCGGCGCAATGCCGGCACCGGGCAGGTGGAGAAGCTGGTTTCGTTTACCTATTCCTATACCACCCGGGAAACGGTGGCGGCACGCCGCGGCGGCCACCACGTCTACGCCGCCAACTCAGTCCTGAGTCAGGGCCAATGGTATAAGATTGGGGTACCGGCCAGCGGCATCTATAAGCTGGATAAAGCCACGCTGCGCACGCTGGGGCTGGATGTGCAAACCCTGGACCCGCGCCGCCTGCAGCTCTATGGCAACGCCTTTGGCCAGCTCCCCCAGCTGAACAGCGCTCCTCGCCCCGACGACCTGGTGGAAAATGCCATCTACGTTTCCGGCAACAACGACGCCACCCTTAGCGACGAAGAATACGTGCTGTTCTACGCCCGCGGGCCGCACACCTGGGAGCCTACCTCCAACGAGCAGCGTCCCTTCCGCCACCTCTACCACACCTACACCGATACGGCCTATTACTTCCTGACGGTAGGCGCCACACCCGGCCGGCGGGTGGCACCGGCCGCGCCCGTCACTGGTCCCGCTACCACTACCATCTCCACCTTCCCCGATCATCAGTTTCATGAAATTGATCTGGTGAACCTGCTGAAGTCGGGCCGCCAATGGCTTGGCGAAGGGTTTGATGCCAGCACTGTGCAAAAGGAATTCAGCTTTTCCTTTCCGGATCTGGTGGCCAATGAGCCGGTTTTGGTGACCAGCCTGACCGCCGCCACCGCCAATAGGGCCACTGCCTTTCGGGTGGCGCTCAACGGGCAGTCCATCGGCACCCAAACCGTTCCGGGCCTCAGCGGCGACTATTTTCCGGAGGCCGCCAACCTGCAGCTATCCACCTTCAGCAGCCCTACTCCTACCGCCAATGAGCTCCGGGTAAGTCTCACCTATAATGTCGGGGGCGACTTCTCCGCGAAAGGCTACCTCGACTATCTGGAAATTACGGCGTGGCGTAAGCTGCGCTTAAGCGGCCCCTCGCTGGAGTTTCGGGCACTGGCTAGCACCACTGCCGGCGGTATGCAGGAGTTTGTCCTGGACAATGCCACGGGCGCTACTGTGTGGGACGTCACCAACCCGCGCCGGCCCCAGGAGCGGCCCCTCTCCAACAGTACCTTCCTCGCCCCCGCCGATTCGCTGCGGGAGTTTGTGGCCTTTACCGGCAGCAGCTTTCCGCAGCCCCGCTTGTTCGGCCGCGTGGCCAACCAGAACCTGCACGCCCTTAGCCAGGGCAATCAGCTGGATGCCGTTTTCGTGACGCATCCCGTGTTCCGGGCCGAAGCAGAACGCCTGGCCGCGCACCGCCTCAGCCACGATGGCCTGAACGTGCAGGTCGTCACCACCGAGCAGGTATACAACGAGTTCAGCTCCGGCGGGCAGGATATTACCGCCATCCGCGACTTTATGAAGATGGTCTACGAGACCAACCAGCGCCCTGCCGGCTCGGCCCGCATGGCGCTGCTGCTCTTCGGCGATGCTTCCTACGATTACAAAGCCGACCCAGGCAACGACCCCAAGTTTCTGCCCGAATACTGGTCCCAGCGGCAGATATCCGATAAGAATAACCAGAACTACGTACCGGTTTACGAGTCATATGAGTCGTTTGCCCGCATTTTTCCGCGGGCCTTTAACGAGGGCATATCATTTTCTTCCGATGACTATTTCGGCTTGTTGGATGATGAGGAAGGCGAATGGAAGGAAAGTTCGGATGCTGATTTCGAGCTCTTGGATATTGGCGTCGGCCGCCTGCCGGTGCGCACGCCCAACGACCAGCCCCGTTCCGCCGCCCAGGCCCGCCTGGTAGTGGATAAACTGATTACCTACGATCAGCCCGCCAGCTTCGGGAAATGGCGCAACCGCGTCACCTTCGTTTCGGATGATGGCGACACTAATCTGCACCTGCGCGGGGCCGAGCTGCTAGCCAATCAGCTTGTCACCAAACAGCCGGCCTACAATGTGCACAAGGTGTACCTGGATATGTATCCGCAGGTGGCAGTAGCCGGCGGTCAACGCTCCCCTGAAGCGGCCCGGGCCATCGACCAAAGTCTGGAAGAAGGCTCCCTGCTGGTCAACTACACCGGGCACGGCGGCGTCAAAGCTTGGTCTGATGAACAGATATTCACCATCGAATCCATCAAAAAGCTGCAGAACACCCAGCGGCTGGCCTTTTTCCTCACCGCCACCTGCGATTTCAGCACGTATGATGACCCCGGTTTTGACTCCGCCGGCGAGGTAGCGCTGACCGATGTAGCCGGTGGGGCCATTGGGTTGCTGACCACTACCCGCGTGGTTTTATCCGGCAACAACTCCCTCCTGAATCAGCAGTTTTACGATGCTGTTTTCAAGGAAGAGAATGGCCGGCTGCCCCGCCTGGGTGAGGTAATGATCCGGACGAAAAATCAGAGCGTTTCGGGCGCTTACAACCGCAACTTCGCCCTGCTTGGCGACCCTTCCATGCGGCTGGCCTACCCCAACTATACCGCCACCCTGCGTGAGCTGAACCACCGCACCCTTAGCACCACGCCCACCGATACGCTCAAGGCCATGTCCCAGGTGGCGCTGGCCGGCGACGTAACCGACCGCACCGGTGCGCTGGCCACGGCCTTTACCGGCACCGTGCAGGTAACCGTGCTCGATAAGCCGACGCCCGTGCTTACCCTGGGCAATGAGCCCAACGATGGGCAGCAAACCATACAGGTACAGGAAAGCGTGCTGTACGATGGCAAAGCCACCGTGCGCGACGGCCGCTTCCAGCTGGAGTTCATAATCCCGCGCGACATCAACTACAACGTAGGCCCCGGGAAAATCAGCTTATACGCCGCCGCTCCCCAGCTGGGACTTGATGCGCATGGCGCTAACAAAGATGTACTGGTGGGCAGCGTGGCTTCCGATATCAAGGCCGATACCATTCCGCCCCAGGTGCGCCTGTTCCTGGATTCTGAATCCTTCGTGTTTGGGGGCCTCACCGGCTCCGAAACCATGCTGCTGGCGCAGCTCAGCGACAGTAGCGGCATTAACACCGCCGGCGCCGGCATTGGCCACGAAATAACCGCGGTGCTGGACAACGACCCCTCCAAACTTATAGTGCTGAATAGCTATTATACCGCCGATGTCGATAACTTTCGGAGCGGCCGCGTACGGTACCTGTTAAAAGACCTGGCGCCGGGCCCGCATGTGTTGCGGTTTAAAGCCTGGGATACGTTCAACAACTCCACGGAACGGGAGCTGGAATTTATAGTAGCCCGCAACGAAAAGCTGGCGCTAAAGCACATTCTGAACTACCCGAATCCGTTTGCTACCACCACCACGTTCCATTTTGACCACAACCGCAACGGCGAGGATCTGGACGTACAGGTACAGATTTTCACGGTGACGGGAAAGCTGATCCGGACCCTGGCCACGTCAATCCCCGCCAGCCCCGCGCACGTAGGTACGCTCAGTTGGGATGGCCGGGATGAATTTAATGACCAAGTTGCCCGCGGCGTGTATCTATATCGGCTTCACGTTCGTTCACCCCGCGACGGCGCGCAGGTAAGCAAGTATGAAAAACTTGTGCTCTTGCGTTAA